The proteins below come from a single Panicum hallii strain FIL2 chromosome 7, PHallii_v3.1, whole genome shotgun sequence genomic window:
- the LOC112898884 gene encoding F-box protein FBW2-like: protein MLEWDWTEPDAEKARPCDAGGREAGGDEEEVVYEWRWTEAVSPEILALVLRGRLTADEVARGPALVCRAWRQAVASPDMWGDVDIEAWCRRVNCRAKADAAVRRLVARAQGTLRRLSAYRVGDASLTYVAASGKLLNVLQIPMSEITDQTVEKHAEFLPALKVLDISNCLNITFRGIEALGRHCRLLVQLKRYMPPPEPPQGNNRAARVVEEEALAVANTMLTLQQLELAYGLFSDLALNTILNKCPLLHALGILGCWNVRLGGHLEERCCALQSFREPWEPEYCTDSSSGGDYDDNNTDSDD, encoded by the exons ATGTTGGAGTGGGACTGGACAGAGCCGGACGCGGAGAAGGCGAGGCCGTGCGACGCCGGGGGAAGAGAGGCGGGAGGCGATGAGGAGGAGGTGGTCTACGAGTGGAGGTGGACGGAGGCGGTGAGCCCGGAGATTCTGGCTCTGGTGCTTCGCGGGCGGCTCACGGCGGACGAGGTGGCGCGGGGCCCGGCGCTGGTGTGCAGGGCGTGGAGGCAAGCCGTGGCGTCGCCGGACATGTGGGGCGACGTGGACATCGAGGCGTGGTGCCGCCGCGTCAACTGCCGCGCCAAGGCCGACGCCGCCGTGCGCCGACTCGTCGCCCGCGCGCAGGGCACGCTCCGGAGGCTCTCCGCCTACCGCGTCGGCGACGCCTCGCTCACCTACGTCGCAGCCTC CGGGAAGCTGCTCAATGTCCTCCAGATCCCAATGAGTGAGATCACTGATCAAACCGTGGAGAAGCATGCAGAATTCCTTCCTGCACTTAAAGTGCTGGACATCAGTAACTGCCTGAATATCACGTTCAGAGGAATTGAGGCACTAGGCCGGCACTGCAGGTTGCTCGTTCAGCTGAAGAGGTACATGCCCCCTCCAGAGCCTCCTCAGGGTAACAACAGGGCTGCTAGGGTGGTTGAAGAAGAGGCATTGGCAGTCGCAAACACCATGCTGACGCTGCAACAGCTTGAGCTTGCGTATGGCCTGTTCAGTGACCTTGCGCTAAACACGATTCTTAACAAGTGCCCGCTGCTGCACGCGCTGGGCATACTTGGCTGCTGGAATGTCAGGCTTGGAGGCCACTTAGAGGAGAGGTGCTGCGCGCTCCAGTCATTCAGGGAACCATGGGAGCCTGAGTACTGCACTGACTCAAGCAGTGGAGGTGACTACGATGATAACAATACTGACAGTGATGATTGA